A genomic stretch from Aquila chrysaetos chrysaetos chromosome 1, bAquChr1.4, whole genome shotgun sequence includes:
- the KLHL8 gene encoding kelch-like protein 8 isoform X1 has translation MASESMVPEQAKQHLVKGKRRQQQQQQQQTRSSNSDGEDDIFVFEANEAWKDFHSSLLHFFEAGELCDVTLKVGSKLISCHKLVLACVIPYFRAMFLSEMAEAKQTLIEIRDFDGDAIEDLVKFVYSSRLTLTVDNVQPLLYAACILQVELVAKACCEYMKLHFHPSNCLAVRAFAESHNRIDLMDMADQYACEHFTEVVECEDFVSMSPQHLHKLLSSSDLNIENEKQVYNAAIKWLLANPQHHAMWLDEILAQVRLPLLPICFLMGVVAKEEIVKQNLKCRDLLDEARNYHLHLSSRAVPDFEYSIRTTPRKQTAGVLFCVGGRGGSGDPFRSIECYSISKNNWFFGPEMNSRRRHVGVISVGGKVYAVGGHDGNEHLGSMEVFDPLTNKWMMKASMNTKRRGIALASLGGPIYAIGGLDDNTCFSDVERYDIDSDRWSAVAPMNTPRGGVGSVALVNHVYAVGGNDGVASLSSVEKYDPHLDKWTEVKEMGQRRAGNGVSELHGCLYVVGGFDDNSPLSSVERFDPRSNKWEYVAELTTPRGGVGIATLMGKIFAVGGHNGNTYLNTVEAFDPIVNRWELVGSVSHCRAGAGVAVCSCLSSQVRDVGQGSSNVVDCM, from the exons ATGGCTTCAGAATCCATGGTGCCAGAGCAGGCAAAACAACATCTGGTAAAGGGAAAAAGGcggcagcaacagcagcagcagcagcaaactagGTCTTCCAACAGTGACGGTGAAGATGACATCTTTGTATTTGAAGCAAATGAGGCTTGGAAGGATTTTCATAGCTCTCTTCTTCACTTCTTTGAAGCTGGAGAGCTCTGCGATGTTACACTGAAG gttggGTCAAAGCTTATCTCCTGCCACAAACTGGTGCTAGCTTGTGTTATACCTTACTTCAGAGCcatgtttctttcagaaatggctGAAGCCAAGCAGACGTTGATTGAGATCAGGGACTTCGATGGAGATGCAATAGAAGACCTAGTGAAGTTTGTGTACTCCTCCCGGCTTACTCTGACGGTGGATAACGTCCAGCCTCTCTTGTACGCTGCTTGCATTCTTCAGGTGGAACTGGTAGCAAAGGCGTGCTGTGAATACATGAAGCTGCACTTCCATCCCTCCAACTGCCTGGCAGTCAGGGCATTTGCAGAGAGTCATAACCGCATTGACTTGATGGACATGGCTGATCAGTATGCTTGCGAACATTTTACAGAAGTGGTGGAGTGTGAAGACTTTGTGAGCATGTCACCACAGCACCTCCATAAACTCCTGTCCTCCAGCGACCTGaatattgaaaatgaaaagcaagtttACAATGCTGCTATCAAGTGGCTGCTAGCCAATCCACAGCATCATGCTATGTGGCTGGATGAAATACTTGCGCAG GTACGGCTGCCTCTCTTGCCCATTTGTTTCCTTATGGGTGTTGTGGCAAAGGAAGAGATTGTCAAGCAGAATCTAAAATGTAGGGATTTACTGGATGAAGCAAGAAACTACCACCTTCACCTGAGCAGCAGGGCAGTGCCAGACTTTGAGTACTCCATTCGCACAACACCAAGGAAGCAGACTGCTG GTGTGCTGTTCTGTGTTGGTGGTAGAGGTGGATCAGGTGATCCATTTCGCAGCATTGAATGTTACTCTATCAGCAAAAACAACTGGTTCTTCGGCCCTGAAATGAACAGCAGGAGAAGGCACGTGGGTGTGATCTCTGTGGGAG gTAAAGTCTACGCAGTAGGTGGGCATGATGGAAATGAACACTTAGGAAGCATGGAAGTATTTGATCCTCTCACAAACAAGTGGATGATGAAGGCATCAATGAACACAAAGAG GAGAGGAATTGCTCTTGCCTCCCTTGGTGGCCCCATTTATGCAATAGGAGGTTTAGATGACAACACTTGCTTCAGCGATGTGGAAAGATACGACATTGATTCTGATCGATGGAGCGCAGTTGCCCCAATGAACACTCCCAGGGGAGGAGTCGGCTCTGTAGCCCTTGTG AACCATGTTTATGCTGTGGGTGGCAACGATGGTGTAGCATCTCTTTCCAGTGTGGAGAAATATGATCCCCATTTGGATAAGTGGACAGAAGTGAAAGAGATGGGTCAGCGAAGAGCTGGCAATGGTGTCAGCGAGCTCCATGGCTGCTTGTATGTTGTTG GTGGCTTTGATGACAACTCTCCACTGAGCTCAGTGGAGCGGTTTGACCCACGCAGTAACAAATGGGAATATGTAGCAGAGCTTACAACTCCGAGGGGTGGCGTTGGCATAGCGACACTGATGGgtaaaatttttgcagttggagGTCATAATGGCAACACGTACCTGAATACAGTGGAAGCATTTGATCCCATAGTGAATag ATGGGAACTCGTCGGCTCTGTGTCACactgcagggcaggggcaggtgTGGCTGTGTGCTCTTGTCTCAGCAGCCAGGTCCGGGATGTGGGCCAAGGATCCAGCAACGTCGTTGACTGCATGTga
- the KLHL8 gene encoding kelch-like protein 8 isoform X3, with protein sequence MFLSEMAEAKQTLIEIRDFDGDAIEDLVKFVYSSRLTLTVDNVQPLLYAACILQVELVAKACCEYMKLHFHPSNCLAVRAFAESHNRIDLMDMADQYACEHFTEVVECEDFVSMSPQHLHKLLSSSDLNIENEKQVYNAAIKWLLANPQHHAMWLDEILAQVRLPLLPICFLMGVVAKEEIVKQNLKCRDLLDEARNYHLHLSSRAVPDFEYSIRTTPRKQTAGVLFCVGGRGGSGDPFRSIECYSISKNNWFFGPEMNSRRRHVGVISVGGKVYAVGGHDGNEHLGSMEVFDPLTNKWMMKASMNTKRRGIALASLGGPIYAIGGLDDNTCFSDVERYDIDSDRWSAVAPMNTPRGGVGSVALVNHVYAVGGNDGVASLSSVEKYDPHLDKWTEVKEMGQRRAGNGVSELHGCLYVVGGFDDNSPLSSVERFDPRSNKWEYVAELTTPRGGVGIATLMGKIFAVGGHNGNTYLNTVEAFDPIVNRWELVGSVSHCRAGAGVAVCSCLSSQVRDVGQGSSNVVDCM encoded by the exons atgtttctttcagaaatggctGAAGCCAAGCAGACGTTGATTGAGATCAGGGACTTCGATGGAGATGCAATAGAAGACCTAGTGAAGTTTGTGTACTCCTCCCGGCTTACTCTGACGGTGGATAACGTCCAGCCTCTCTTGTACGCTGCTTGCATTCTTCAGGTGGAACTGGTAGCAAAGGCGTGCTGTGAATACATGAAGCTGCACTTCCATCCCTCCAACTGCCTGGCAGTCAGGGCATTTGCAGAGAGTCATAACCGCATTGACTTGATGGACATGGCTGATCAGTATGCTTGCGAACATTTTACAGAAGTGGTGGAGTGTGAAGACTTTGTGAGCATGTCACCACAGCACCTCCATAAACTCCTGTCCTCCAGCGACCTGaatattgaaaatgaaaagcaagtttACAATGCTGCTATCAAGTGGCTGCTAGCCAATCCACAGCATCATGCTATGTGGCTGGATGAAATACTTGCGCAG GTACGGCTGCCTCTCTTGCCCATTTGTTTCCTTATGGGTGTTGTGGCAAAGGAAGAGATTGTCAAGCAGAATCTAAAATGTAGGGATTTACTGGATGAAGCAAGAAACTACCACCTTCACCTGAGCAGCAGGGCAGTGCCAGACTTTGAGTACTCCATTCGCACAACACCAAGGAAGCAGACTGCTG GTGTGCTGTTCTGTGTTGGTGGTAGAGGTGGATCAGGTGATCCATTTCGCAGCATTGAATGTTACTCTATCAGCAAAAACAACTGGTTCTTCGGCCCTGAAATGAACAGCAGGAGAAGGCACGTGGGTGTGATCTCTGTGGGAG gTAAAGTCTACGCAGTAGGTGGGCATGATGGAAATGAACACTTAGGAAGCATGGAAGTATTTGATCCTCTCACAAACAAGTGGATGATGAAGGCATCAATGAACACAAAGAG GAGAGGAATTGCTCTTGCCTCCCTTGGTGGCCCCATTTATGCAATAGGAGGTTTAGATGACAACACTTGCTTCAGCGATGTGGAAAGATACGACATTGATTCTGATCGATGGAGCGCAGTTGCCCCAATGAACACTCCCAGGGGAGGAGTCGGCTCTGTAGCCCTTGTG AACCATGTTTATGCTGTGGGTGGCAACGATGGTGTAGCATCTCTTTCCAGTGTGGAGAAATATGATCCCCATTTGGATAAGTGGACAGAAGTGAAAGAGATGGGTCAGCGAAGAGCTGGCAATGGTGTCAGCGAGCTCCATGGCTGCTTGTATGTTGTTG GTGGCTTTGATGACAACTCTCCACTGAGCTCAGTGGAGCGGTTTGACCCACGCAGTAACAAATGGGAATATGTAGCAGAGCTTACAACTCCGAGGGGTGGCGTTGGCATAGCGACACTGATGGgtaaaatttttgcagttggagGTCATAATGGCAACACGTACCTGAATACAGTGGAAGCATTTGATCCCATAGTGAATag ATGGGAACTCGTCGGCTCTGTGTCACactgcagggcaggggcaggtgTGGCTGTGTGCTCTTGTCTCAGCAGCCAGGTCCGGGATGTGGGCCAAGGATCCAGCAACGTCGTTGACTGCATGTga
- the KLHL8 gene encoding kelch-like protein 8 isoform X2 — MASESMVPEQAKQHLVKGKRRQQQQQQQQTRSSNSDGEDDIFVFEANEAWKDFHSSLLHFFEAGELCDVTLKVGSKLISCHKLVLACVIPYFRAMFLSEMAEAKQTLIEIRDFDGDAIEDLVKFVYSSRLTLTVDNVQPLLYAACILQVELVAKACCEYMKLHFHPSNCLAVRAFAESHNRIDLMDMADQYACEHFTEVVECEDFVSMSPQHLHKLLSSSDLNIENEKQVYNAAIKWLLANPQHHAMWLDEILAQVRLPLLPICFLMGVVAKEEIVKQNLKCRDLLDEARNYHLHLSSRAVPDFEYSIRTTPRKQTAGKVYAVGGHDGNEHLGSMEVFDPLTNKWMMKASMNTKRRGIALASLGGPIYAIGGLDDNTCFSDVERYDIDSDRWSAVAPMNTPRGGVGSVALVNHVYAVGGNDGVASLSSVEKYDPHLDKWTEVKEMGQRRAGNGVSELHGCLYVVGGFDDNSPLSSVERFDPRSNKWEYVAELTTPRGGVGIATLMGKIFAVGGHNGNTYLNTVEAFDPIVNRWELVGSVSHCRAGAGVAVCSCLSSQVRDVGQGSSNVVDCM, encoded by the exons ATGGCTTCAGAATCCATGGTGCCAGAGCAGGCAAAACAACATCTGGTAAAGGGAAAAAGGcggcagcaacagcagcagcagcagcaaactagGTCTTCCAACAGTGACGGTGAAGATGACATCTTTGTATTTGAAGCAAATGAGGCTTGGAAGGATTTTCATAGCTCTCTTCTTCACTTCTTTGAAGCTGGAGAGCTCTGCGATGTTACACTGAAG gttggGTCAAAGCTTATCTCCTGCCACAAACTGGTGCTAGCTTGTGTTATACCTTACTTCAGAGCcatgtttctttcagaaatggctGAAGCCAAGCAGACGTTGATTGAGATCAGGGACTTCGATGGAGATGCAATAGAAGACCTAGTGAAGTTTGTGTACTCCTCCCGGCTTACTCTGACGGTGGATAACGTCCAGCCTCTCTTGTACGCTGCTTGCATTCTTCAGGTGGAACTGGTAGCAAAGGCGTGCTGTGAATACATGAAGCTGCACTTCCATCCCTCCAACTGCCTGGCAGTCAGGGCATTTGCAGAGAGTCATAACCGCATTGACTTGATGGACATGGCTGATCAGTATGCTTGCGAACATTTTACAGAAGTGGTGGAGTGTGAAGACTTTGTGAGCATGTCACCACAGCACCTCCATAAACTCCTGTCCTCCAGCGACCTGaatattgaaaatgaaaagcaagtttACAATGCTGCTATCAAGTGGCTGCTAGCCAATCCACAGCATCATGCTATGTGGCTGGATGAAATACTTGCGCAG GTACGGCTGCCTCTCTTGCCCATTTGTTTCCTTATGGGTGTTGTGGCAAAGGAAGAGATTGTCAAGCAGAATCTAAAATGTAGGGATTTACTGGATGAAGCAAGAAACTACCACCTTCACCTGAGCAGCAGGGCAGTGCCAGACTTTGAGTACTCCATTCGCACAACACCAAGGAAGCAGACTGCTG gTAAAGTCTACGCAGTAGGTGGGCATGATGGAAATGAACACTTAGGAAGCATGGAAGTATTTGATCCTCTCACAAACAAGTGGATGATGAAGGCATCAATGAACACAAAGAG GAGAGGAATTGCTCTTGCCTCCCTTGGTGGCCCCATTTATGCAATAGGAGGTTTAGATGACAACACTTGCTTCAGCGATGTGGAAAGATACGACATTGATTCTGATCGATGGAGCGCAGTTGCCCCAATGAACACTCCCAGGGGAGGAGTCGGCTCTGTAGCCCTTGTG AACCATGTTTATGCTGTGGGTGGCAACGATGGTGTAGCATCTCTTTCCAGTGTGGAGAAATATGATCCCCATTTGGATAAGTGGACAGAAGTGAAAGAGATGGGTCAGCGAAGAGCTGGCAATGGTGTCAGCGAGCTCCATGGCTGCTTGTATGTTGTTG GTGGCTTTGATGACAACTCTCCACTGAGCTCAGTGGAGCGGTTTGACCCACGCAGTAACAAATGGGAATATGTAGCAGAGCTTACAACTCCGAGGGGTGGCGTTGGCATAGCGACACTGATGGgtaaaatttttgcagttggagGTCATAATGGCAACACGTACCTGAATACAGTGGAAGCATTTGATCCCATAGTGAATag ATGGGAACTCGTCGGCTCTGTGTCACactgcagggcaggggcaggtgTGGCTGTGTGCTCTTGTCTCAGCAGCCAGGTCCGGGATGTGGGCCAAGGATCCAGCAACGTCGTTGACTGCATGTga